Proteins from a genomic interval of Psychrobacter urativorans:
- a CDS encoding PLP-dependent aminotransferase family protein — MVETYTLNSNLTKTAAVAEWLQQRIDWQIYLPNQRVPSVRKLAKLLDISSFTVVQAYEQLVATNVLIAKPSSGYYVNTQAKLAQPNDDKRAVIKSPVIDTRWLLQVFNSTPHHRSPGSGTLPNSWVRNDKMEWAIRQVTQQADDFIYNYGSIQGYLPLRQQFVQHLNTLGMQTHAENVITTAGVSQAVTMIGRLLTQIGDTVLVDAPGWYWLTSCLQQQGLNVVSVKRDYQGPNIEQMEKMFATYRPKLYLTNSVLHNPTSYNLHPARAHQVLNLIHKYDAYIFEDDLYAPFVPNGQALRYASLDQFERVFYAAGFSKSMASGWRVGMLVCPEKFIDDVIRSKILSNSNTPEFGERVVHRLWTHGEYRRQIKKVQQQLYAAHERLREALPKIGLIYPEHTQAGMFVWVDTGQDTGELALQAYKEGWLVAPGHLFNPDAIASTHLRLNVSTTSDEFLDWLGGYLSGSNYE; from the coding sequence ATGGTCGAAACTTATACCTTAAACTCCAATCTCACCAAGACAGCCGCCGTCGCTGAATGGCTACAGCAGCGTATTGACTGGCAAATTTACTTGCCTAATCAGCGCGTGCCTTCAGTGCGAAAATTAGCGAAACTATTAGATATATCGAGCTTTACCGTAGTGCAAGCTTATGAGCAACTGGTCGCTACTAACGTATTAATCGCTAAGCCCAGCTCAGGCTATTATGTCAATACACAAGCAAAATTAGCTCAGCCGAATGATGATAAAAGAGCGGTCATTAAGTCCCCGGTTATAGACACACGTTGGTTATTACAAGTCTTTAATAGCACCCCGCATCACCGCTCACCAGGATCAGGAACCTTGCCAAATAGCTGGGTACGCAATGATAAAATGGAATGGGCGATACGGCAGGTTACTCAGCAAGCGGATGACTTCATTTATAACTATGGGAGTATTCAAGGTTATTTGCCATTACGTCAGCAATTTGTGCAGCATTTGAATACATTAGGGATGCAAACTCATGCTGAGAATGTCATCACTACAGCAGGTGTGTCGCAAGCTGTGACCATGATCGGGCGGCTGCTGACCCAAATTGGCGATACTGTATTAGTCGACGCACCTGGCTGGTACTGGCTAACCAGTTGCTTACAACAACAAGGCTTAAACGTTGTCTCCGTAAAGCGCGACTATCAAGGGCCTAACATTGAGCAAATGGAAAAGATGTTTGCTACATACCGCCCTAAGTTATATCTAACTAATAGTGTGCTACATAATCCCACCTCTTATAACTTGCATCCTGCTCGCGCGCATCAAGTACTTAATTTGATCCATAAATACGACGCTTACATTTTCGAAGATGATTTATATGCTCCCTTTGTACCCAATGGCCAGGCACTACGTTATGCCAGTCTCGATCAGTTTGAACGGGTGTTTTATGCAGCAGGATTTTCAAAGTCAATGGCATCAGGGTGGCGTGTGGGAATGCTGGTATGTCCTGAAAAATTTATTGATGACGTCATACGAAGCAAAATTTTAAGTAATTCAAATACACCAGAATTTGGTGAACGCGTTGTTCACCGTTTGTGGACTCATGGCGAATATCGTAGGCAAATTAAAAAGGTTCAGCAGCAGTTATATGCCGCTCATGAAAGACTGCGTGAGGCACTACCAAAGATTGGACTTATTTATCCAGAGCATACACAGGCAGGCATGTTTGTCTGGGTAGACACGGGGCAAGATACCGGAGAGTTAGCATTACAAGCTTATAAAGAAGGTTGGCTGGTTGCGCCAGGGCATCTGTTTAATCCAGATGCCATTGCCTCGACGCATCTGCGTTTGAATGTATCAACGACGAGTGATGAGTTCTTGGATTGGTTGGGAGGATATTTAAGTGGTTCAAATTATGAATAG
- a CDS encoding TetR/AcrR family transcriptional regulator: MQLRDTILQKSYELFYKQGFHDSGVELLAKQAGITKRTLYAHFGNKEGLIEEVLKYRHQMFMTQLIDYLDGFEIKETADVARYYLAFLKDWTSSEGFYGCMFINACAEYSDAQSSPHQIAKKHKTEVRKWLFDKFEEVGAKNARQKSDTLFVFGEGIIVAAQTGQESLELDTEFFKIFA, translated from the coding sequence ATGCAATTACGAGACACTATTCTACAAAAAAGTTATGAGCTCTTTTATAAGCAAGGCTTTCACGATAGTGGAGTAGAGCTATTAGCAAAGCAAGCAGGGATTACGAAGCGGACTTTATATGCTCATTTTGGTAATAAGGAGGGCTTAATCGAAGAAGTGCTTAAATATCGGCATCAGATGTTTATGACGCAATTAATAGATTACTTGGATGGTTTTGAGATTAAGGAAACAGCAGATGTTGCTAGGTATTACTTAGCCTTCTTAAAAGACTGGACATCATCAGAAGGTTTTTACGGTTGTATGTTTATTAATGCTTGCGCAGAGTATTCAGATGCCCAATCCTCCCCGCATCAAATAGCCAAAAAGCATAAAACTGAGGTTAGGAAGTGGCTATTTGATAAGTTTGAAGAGGTAGGTGCCAAGAATGCTAGGCAGAAATCTGACACTCTGTTCGTATTTGGGGAAGGTATTATTGTTGCCGCACAAACGGGCCAGGAGTCATTGGAGTTAGATACTGAATTTTTTAAGATTTTTGCTTAA
- a CDS encoding MepB family protein: protein MGIYDQSEVCYPHSENSAIAVVPASFTLILEKLFNPAGYTVENVEHEIEGAEYTALKFKSNGQTVLYRQAKTTPKKTGHFVTIWKRETPSSEISPFDLNDGLDWVIIAVNNGTNFGIFVFSANLLAKKDVFSKNTKGGKRGIRVYAPWTTPTAAQAKRTKKWQTENFLNFNNCEDILNSFIRMFS from the coding sequence ATGGGAATATACGATCAATCAGAGGTCTGCTATCCTCACTCTGAAAATTCTGCTATAGCAGTAGTTCCGGCTTCGTTTACTCTTATATTAGAAAAGCTGTTTAATCCAGCAGGTTATACAGTAGAAAATGTTGAACATGAAATAGAAGGTGCAGAGTACACAGCGCTTAAATTTAAATCAAATGGACAGACTGTACTATATAGACAAGCCAAAACAACACCCAAGAAAACGGGTCATTTTGTAACGATATGGAAGCGCGAGACTCCTAGTAGTGAGATTTCACCTTTTGATCTGAACGATGGACTGGACTGGGTGATTATAGCTGTCAATAATGGTACTAATTTTGGAATCTTTGTTTTTAGCGCCAATCTTCTTGCTAAGAAAGATGTTTTTTCAAAAAATACAAAAGGTGGTAAACGAGGAATTAGAGTATACGCACCCTGGACAACTCCAACCGCTGCTCAGGCTAAACGAACAAAGAAATGGCAAACAGAGAACTTCTTAAATTTTAATAACTGCGAGGACATTTTAAATTCTTTCATTAGAATGTTTAGCTAA
- a CDS encoding PhzF family phenazine biosynthesis protein: MQLEINVVDAFTSIVFKGNPAAVIITDNWLREDLMQSIAMENNLPETAFLVPDESDEKGTYHIRWFSPTTEIAFCGHATLTSAFVIFNKNPTLKTIKLSAKAVGVLTIVQTDVGKIQMDFPNTKPERVNDIPDSLLTGLSIAPVEVYRNTQAYFVIYSSESDVLSVERNNEILKKIAPLKLVITCLSESKDYDFISRYFVPANGGNEDPVTGSIHTGLAPFWAERLGKNELVAYQASSRGGILGCVVADDRVFVSGNATQYLTGFITV, from the coding sequence ATGCAACTCGAGATCAATGTGGTCGATGCTTTTACTAGTATCGTTTTTAAAGGAAATCCAGCTGCAGTTATTATCACAGACAATTGGCTACGCGAAGACTTAATGCAATCCATTGCAATGGAGAACAACTTACCCGAAACGGCTTTTTTAGTTCCCGATGAGTCAGATGAAAAAGGGACTTATCATATTCGTTGGTTCTCTCCAACGACTGAAATCGCTTTTTGTGGTCATGCTACTTTAACATCAGCTTTTGTAATATTTAATAAGAATCCTACTTTAAAAACGATTAAACTCTCGGCCAAAGCGGTTGGAGTACTAACAATCGTACAAACAGACGTAGGCAAAATACAAATGGACTTTCCAAATACTAAGCCTGAGAGAGTTAATGATATTCCTGATAGTTTGTTAACTGGTTTATCTATTGCTCCTGTTGAAGTCTATCGTAATACACAAGCCTATTTTGTAATTTATAGCTCTGAATCTGATGTTCTGTCTGTAGAGCGTAACAATGAGATACTTAAAAAAATTGCACCTTTAAAGCTAGTAATCACCTGCCTTTCTGAGTCTAAAGACTATGATTTTATCTCTAGATATTTTGTCCCAGCAAACGGTGGTAATGAAGATCCAGTAACTGGGTCCATTCATACGGGACTCGCACCTTTTTGGGCAGAACGTTTGGGTAAAAATGAATTAGTAGCCTACCAAGCGTCAAGTCGAGGTGGAATACTTGGATGTGTTGTGGCAGATGATAGAGTATTTGTTTCTGGTAATGCGACGCAGTATTTAACAGGGTTTATTACGGTTTAG
- a CDS encoding cysteine hydrolase family protein, with protein MSLRDKKPALLVIDVQKGFEDEAYWGGNRNNKNAEKICGEILQKWREHKLPVFHVRHSSLNSNSRLYPTHSGFEFSEYALPNKDETVITKQVNSAFIGTDLKQQLDNQDISTVVIIGLTTNHCISTTTRMSGNYGYETYLIADATATFDRVGINGEKYEAELMHQTTLASLNEEFAKVITTEALFHTL; from the coding sequence ATGAGCTTACGAGATAAGAAACCAGCTTTGCTAGTTATTGATGTTCAAAAAGGCTTCGAAGATGAAGCCTATTGGGGTGGTAATCGTAATAATAAAAATGCTGAAAAAATTTGCGGAGAGATACTACAGAAATGGCGAGAGCATAAATTGCCTGTTTTTCATGTACGTCATAGCTCACTTAATTCTAATTCTCGATTATATCCTACCCATTCAGGATTTGAGTTCAGCGAATATGCCTTGCCCAATAAAGATGAGACCGTGATTACCAAACAGGTGAATAGCGCCTTCATTGGTACCGACTTAAAACAACAATTAGATAATCAAGATATATCAACGGTAGTCATTATTGGATTGACGACCAACCACTGTATTTCTACTACTACCCGTATGTCAGGTAACTATGGCTATGAGACTTATTTGATAGCTGATGCTACTGCCACATTTGATAGAGTAGGTATCAACGGTGAAAAATATGAAGCAGAGCTTATGCATCAGACTACGCTGGCAAGCTTAAATGAGGAGTTTGCTAAGGTAATTACTACTGAAGCTTTATTTCATACTCTTTAA
- the thrH gene encoding bifunctional phosphoserine phosphatase/homoserine phosphotransferase ThrH, producing MKMVCLDVEGVLFPEVWQAIAAETGITSLELTTRDEPDYNKLMAGRITALNIEGIKFDDLIACATHVDPLPGAAEFLLRLRQRYQVSLVSDSYYEFLQPLGLKLTMPAIYCHNLIRAEDGTVQGWKPRLIDQKPKCVQAFQNLGFEIFAAGDSFNDIGMLDAANCSAFIHAPEHISALRPNIPACKDYKELEYFINQENWYRTH from the coding sequence ATGAAAATGGTATGTCTTGACGTTGAAGGTGTTTTATTCCCCGAAGTATGGCAAGCGATTGCGGCAGAAACTGGAATTACTTCTTTAGAGCTTACTACTCGTGATGAGCCAGATTATAACAAACTTATGGCTGGCCGAATTACTGCTTTAAATATTGAAGGCATAAAATTTGACGATCTGATTGCTTGTGCCACCCATGTTGACCCCCTACCTGGTGCAGCAGAGTTCTTGTTACGATTACGACAACGCTATCAGGTCTCGCTAGTCTCTGATTCTTATTATGAGTTTCTTCAGCCACTAGGTTTAAAACTAACTATGCCTGCAATATATTGTCATAATCTAATTCGTGCAGAGGATGGAACAGTACAAGGTTGGAAGCCCAGACTAATTGACCAAAAACCGAAATGTGTACAAGCTTTCCAAAATCTGGGTTTTGAGATTTTTGCAGCAGGTGATAGTTTTAATGATATCGGTATGCTAGATGCTGCAAATTGCAGTGCCTTTATTCATGCACCAGAACACATTTCAGCGTTGCGACCCAATATTCCCGCCTGCAAAGACTATAAGGAACTGGAGTATTTCATTAATCAAGAGAACTGGTATCGTACTCACTAA
- a CDS encoding LysE family translocator — MSKPIKVVGKMSFEGSITALALFMLINSVTPGPNNLMLLHGSIKRGFWACRWHMLGITVGVTVMLWLSYWGMAALIISFPAVMLSIRILGTLYLLWLTYQMAKTDFIAVVNDALKHEQQYKQANEVLIQAKNVEVKKRFGELPLNFGQALLFQWLNPKAWTMTVVAPSLAMFHAGKPWLDNYLLLAMSAIINLLSISCWAAGGHWLRTLVHLPRVMRVIHGLIVLMTLYCAVTLWL, encoded by the coding sequence GTGAGTAAACCTATAAAAGTGGTGGGCAAAATGAGCTTCGAAGGCAGTATCACAGCACTGGCACTTTTTATGCTGATCAATTCTGTCACGCCAGGACCCAATAATTTAATGCTGTTACACGGTAGTATTAAACGCGGATTTTGGGCGTGTCGCTGGCATATGCTTGGTATTACTGTTGGCGTCACGGTTATGCTGTGGCTTAGCTATTGGGGCATGGCAGCCTTAATTATCAGCTTCCCCGCTGTCATGCTTAGCATAAGAATATTGGGCACACTCTATCTGTTGTGGCTCACATATCAGATGGCTAAAACCGACTTTATCGCGGTCGTTAATGACGCCCTAAAGCATGAGCAACAATATAAGCAAGCGAATGAAGTCCTTATTCAGGCAAAGAACGTTGAGGTCAAAAAACGCTTCGGTGAATTGCCGCTAAACTTTGGACAGGCGTTATTGTTTCAATGGCTTAACCCAAAAGCATGGACAATGACGGTGGTTGCACCAAGTCTAGCAATGTTCCATGCCGGCAAGCCTTGGTTGGATAACTATCTACTACTGGCAATGAGCGCGATTATTAATCTGCTATCCATCAGCTGCTGGGCGGCAGGTGGTCATTGGCTGCGAACGCTGGTGCATCTACCGCGAGTCATGCGCGTTATTCACGGCTTGATTGTACTTATGACGCTGTATTGCGCAGTGACACTGTGGTTATAA
- a CDS encoding HPP family protein → MHSFFNWYKLHSQVSQCPKRLPLSMIFVAWLGGTIATATLAILEGSIEIIMILGSFGASCLLIFAYPASPFAQPRNVIGGHFIATLTGLVFMTLFGIHWWSMAMAVGTAIALMLIFRMPHPPAGSNPLIVMLGAVNWSFLITPTLLGSIVLVMVALIYNNLGRDKQYPTYWW, encoded by the coding sequence ATGCATTCATTTTTTAATTGGTATAAGTTACATAGCCAAGTAAGTCAATGTCCAAAAAGATTGCCGTTATCGATGATATTCGTGGCCTGGCTAGGCGGGACTATCGCAACAGCAACGCTTGCTATATTAGAAGGCTCAATAGAGATTATTATGATTTTAGGGTCATTTGGTGCCAGTTGTTTACTGATATTTGCGTATCCTGCCAGCCCTTTTGCGCAGCCGAGAAACGTGATAGGCGGTCACTTTATAGCAACGCTTACAGGATTGGTTTTTATGACACTTTTTGGTATTCACTGGTGGAGTATGGCAATGGCTGTTGGCACTGCCATTGCACTAATGCTGATATTTAGAATGCCTCATCCACCTGCTGGGTCAAACCCTTTAATAGTTATGCTAGGCGCAGTAAATTGGAGTTTTTTGATAACACCTACCCTACTCGGTTCAATCGTTTTGGTCATGGTAGCGCTGATTTATAACAATTTGGGTAGGGATAAGCAGTATCCAACGTATTGGTGGTGA
- a CDS encoding DMT family transporter: MKVMKPHNNLSNSLGVSFALAAAALNATIGIFSVLLMNTGLKSNDIAFLKTIIAFVLLSALLSKTPKRMQYQHLITTEFVGSSNKRVMWTVAICAFLGIFTLFVFETKAYEYGNPANVVVVLMAAATISATLFSALLLKEKLLLSTILGILLAVTGIFVISWTSSVNLNLIFFASLAGSGYGLFSVLMQRFGLQGGIYLTKYLLLFGSVFLFIPFIVTFEPINIGYPSVLGLLGLATFPTILGFYCTTSALKYLPASKVQVLELSEPLFAMFFVWLILHEAATMRFWVGACLVILGVITITNLSKKPTLVNSNK; the protein is encoded by the coding sequence ATGAAAGTTATGAAACCACACAATAACTTAAGTAATTCACTGGGTGTTTCATTTGCCCTAGCAGCAGCCGCACTTAACGCCACGATAGGTATATTTAGTGTGCTACTAATGAATACCGGACTCAAAAGTAATGATATTGCATTTTTAAAAACTATTATTGCTTTTGTCTTGCTATCAGCGCTGTTAAGCAAAACGCCAAAGCGCATGCAGTATCAGCATCTTATCACTACTGAATTTGTCGGTTCTAGTAATAAGCGAGTTATGTGGACAGTTGCTATTTGCGCCTTTCTCGGCATTTTTACTTTGTTTGTATTTGAGACTAAGGCTTATGAGTATGGCAACCCTGCTAATGTCGTAGTGGTATTGATGGCAGCGGCAACTATATCAGCAACCCTATTTAGTGCACTACTACTTAAAGAAAAATTATTACTAAGTACTATTCTCGGAATATTATTGGCCGTTACTGGGATATTTGTTATTTCTTGGACTAGCAGTGTCAATTTGAACTTAATCTTCTTTGCATCGCTGGCGGGTAGTGGTTACGGACTGTTTTCAGTATTGATGCAACGTTTTGGTTTACAAGGTGGAATTTATTTAACCAAATACTTATTACTATTTGGCTCTGTGTTCTTATTCATCCCTTTTATTGTGACCTTTGAGCCTATCAACATAGGTTATCCATCCGTTTTAGGCTTACTGGGCTTGGCTACTTTCCCAACGATCTTGGGATTCTATTGCACGACCAGCGCTTTAAAGTATTTGCCTGCGTCTAAGGTACAAGTTCTTGAGTTATCAGAGCCTCTATTTGCTATGTTTTTTGTGTGGTTAATATTGCATGAAGCGGCGACTATGAGGTTTTGGGTAGGAGCATGTTTGGTTATTTTAGGTGTTATAACAATTACTAATTTATCCAAAAAACCTACGTTAGTTAATAGCAATAAGTAG
- a CDS encoding TetR/AcrR family transcriptional regulator, whose product MSKKQEDILNTSIKLFNEYGFVNVGVDRIIHDSNVAKMTFYKYFPSKDNLIRECLLERDKLIRTSIMQTLDSCNNGIAKLKGLFEWYENWFKQKDFFGCMFVKANDELIHDVLLVPIIIEHKTWLTNTISIVLKDIKTELSASQIRIILDGATVNENVYGDNVAITESWALIETMLNYAK is encoded by the coding sequence ATGTCAAAGAAGCAGGAAGATATCTTAAATACTTCCATAAAATTATTTAACGAATATGGTTTTGTGAATGTTGGCGTAGATAGGATCATTCATGATTCTAACGTGGCCAAAATGACCTTTTACAAGTATTTTCCATCGAAAGATAATCTGATAAGAGAGTGTCTACTAGAACGAGATAAACTAATTAGAACCAGTATCATGCAAACATTAGATTCTTGTAACAACGGCATAGCTAAGCTGAAAGGTTTATTTGAATGGTATGAAAATTGGTTTAAACAAAAAGACTTTTTTGGCTGCATGTTTGTTAAAGCTAACGATGAGCTGATTCATGATGTACTTTTAGTCCCTATCATTATCGAGCACAAAACATGGTTGACGAATACTATCTCTATTGTATTAAAAGATATAAAAACTGAGTTATCGGCTTCGCAAATCAGAATTATTTTAGATGGCGCAACCGTTAATGAAAATGTATATGGAGATAATGTTGCGATTACAGAGTCGTGGGCATTAATTGAAACAATGTTGAATTATGCTAAATGA
- a CDS encoding LysE family translocator, with amino-acid sequence MDYTTWLAFTLMATLIVISPGPNGVIVLKTLGQYGYKPTLATISGLFCATFMHGLFVLFGLSALLIYIPQAFIAIKIMGALYLCYLGIKSLKEFFNYNKSKNNSIDMNAHVQRSDDQKSSRYFWQVGFITQILNPKVSALYLAVIPNFVDFTSATATTDTLLLTLTHASIVGSWFILVATVSMKLLPYFKNASIGRWLNGLAGIVMLYFSAMLLTYEAKKT; translated from the coding sequence ATGGACTACACAACTTGGTTAGCTTTTACCCTGATGGCAACCTTAATAGTTATCTCGCCAGGACCAAATGGTGTCATAGTGCTAAAAACGCTAGGGCAGTATGGTTATAAGCCGACATTAGCCACTATATCAGGTCTATTTTGTGCCACATTTATGCATGGATTATTCGTTCTGTTTGGGCTATCTGCTTTGCTTATTTATATTCCTCAAGCTTTTATAGCGATCAAGATAATGGGCGCACTGTATTTATGCTATCTAGGCATTAAATCTCTCAAGGAGTTTTTTAACTATAATAAATCTAAAAATAACAGCATAGATATGAATGCTCACGTTCAAAGATCTGATGATCAAAAGTCATCTAGATATTTCTGGCAAGTCGGTTTTATTACTCAAATTCTAAACCCTAAAGTATCTGCTCTTTATTTAGCAGTTATTCCAAACTTTGTTGACTTCACCTCTGCAACAGCAACGACTGACACTTTGCTATTAACCTTGACTCACGCCAGCATTGTTGGCAGTTGGTTCATATTAGTAGCAACCGTCAGTATGAAACTTTTGCCTTATTTTAAAAATGCTTCTATCGGTAGGTGGTTAAATGGTTTAGCGGGTATTGTCATGTTGTATTTTTCTGCGATGCTACTGACTTATGAAGCTAAGAAAACATAG
- a CDS encoding type 1 glutamine amidotransferase, translating to MTLRIHALFHVGFEDLSFIGQWANNHGHTITYTRFYNEDSLPQQDTFDWLIIMGGPMSIHDEKKFPWLADEKRFIKQSIDNGKNVIGICLGAQLIAHCLGAIVKPSGVKEIGWLPIELTEEGKNHSLLQKLPKQAFTVFHWHGDGFDCPKGATAIATSGAWANQGFIYQTRLHKELESFVIGWQCHFEVTQDSMVKMVEHGRDEIQKELNNYPKSVQSSAEIIEHGNKYIEDNNAWLATILDTLSNV from the coding sequence ATGACTCTACGTATTCATGCATTATTTCATGTTGGTTTTGAAGATCTTAGTTTTATTGGACAATGGGCAAATAACCATGGTCATACTATAACCTATACTCGATTTTATAATGAGGACTCATTACCACAGCAAGACACTTTTGATTGGCTCATAATCATGGGTGGACCTATGAGTATTCATGACGAAAAAAAGTTCCCTTGGTTAGCCGATGAAAAGCGTTTTATTAAACAAAGTATTGATAATGGCAAGAACGTCATTGGTATCTGTTTAGGGGCGCAGCTGATTGCTCATTGTTTAGGTGCTATTGTTAAGCCTTCCGGCGTCAAAGAAATAGGCTGGTTACCTATTGAATTGACAGAAGAAGGAAAGAATCATTCTTTACTGCAAAAGCTACCCAAGCAAGCGTTCACTGTATTTCATTGGCATGGTGATGGTTTTGACTGTCCGAAGGGAGCAACTGCTATTGCAACATCAGGTGCGTGGGCTAATCAAGGGTTTATTTACCAAACACGACTGCATAAAGAGCTTGAATCTTTTGTAATCGGCTGGCAGTGTCACTTTGAGGTGACTCAAGATAGTATGGTCAAAATGGTAGAGCATGGGCGTGATGAAATCCAAAAAGAACTTAATAATTATCCTAAATCTGTCCAATCATCTGCTGAGATAATAGAGCATGGTAATAAATATATCGAGGATAATAACGCATGGTTAGCAACAATACTGGATACTCTATCAAATGTCTGA
- a CDS encoding EamA family transporter, translating into MTPLHIALAILVTFIWGVNFTFIAWALESFPPLMLTALRFFFTAVPLVFFLKPPKFNRTLFIYAIGTFVMQYAFVFTAMHLGASAGLTALLLQIQIFITVLLAYVLLGEAVSRMQIIGMIVGVLGLGVIALNLGGDMPLIGFICILIAAIGWSFGNIASKQVSAPPNKQASLKNPSVSTSTVSSAGNKNKASALSALALVVWGGLIACAILTLSSFIFETEAWQLKTFTQASLKSWLSLGFIVYISTLIGFGLWAHLLAQNTASKVVPFALLVPIFGMITSVLLLGESVTWWKMLAMVFILSGLVLANVKLSRAKKLAHS; encoded by the coding sequence ATGACCCCTTTACACATCGCCTTAGCGATACTGGTTACCTTTATTTGGGGTGTGAACTTTACCTTTATTGCGTGGGCGCTCGAAAGTTTTCCACCGTTAATGCTCACGGCTTTACGTTTTTTCTTTACCGCTGTGCCACTGGTTTTTTTCCTCAAGCCACCCAAGTTTAACCGTACGCTATTTATCTATGCTATCGGTACGTTTGTGATGCAGTATGCTTTTGTATTTACTGCCATGCACTTAGGCGCATCAGCAGGGCTGACAGCGTTATTGCTACAAATTCAGATTTTTATCACGGTATTACTGGCGTATGTCCTATTAGGTGAGGCAGTAAGTCGCATGCAGATTATCGGTATGATAGTCGGTGTGCTGGGACTGGGCGTGATTGCGCTCAACCTTGGCGGCGATATGCCTTTGATTGGTTTTATTTGTATCTTGATTGCGGCAATCGGCTGGAGCTTTGGCAACATTGCCTCAAAGCAGGTATCAGCGCCCCCTAATAAACAGGCGTCGCTAAAAAATCCTAGCGTATCGACATCGACGGTTTCATCTGCCGGTAATAAAAATAAAGCATCGGCATTATCTGCTCTAGCCTTGGTGGTTTGGGGCGGACTGATTGCCTGCGCAATTTTAACGCTATCTTCTTTTATCTTTGAAACTGAGGCTTGGCAGTTGAAAACGTTTACGCAAGCCTCGCTTAAATCTTGGTTATCACTTGGCTTTATTGTCTATATCTCAACCTTGATAGGATTTGGACTTTGGGCGCATTTATTGGCTCAAAATACAGCGTCTAAGGTTGTGCCATTTGCTTTACTCGTGCCGATATTTGGAATGATCACCTCGGTGCTGCTGCTGGGGGAAAGCGTAACGTGGTGGAAGATGCTAGCGATGGTGTTCATTTTATCAGGTTTAGTATTGGCAAACGTGAAGCTAAGCCGCGCTAAAAAACTGGCTCACTCATAA
- a CDS encoding ACT domain-containing protein: MVGIKDLNKFLNSMQPALVDEAFVFCSVAGRLEQYLYLEPIVTFKEPEGLTLVLTKDKADEASLNYEGIFRQITLTVHSSLQAVGLTAVSTRLASKGISANVIAAYYHDHVFVSLEQAEQALVALKELSHE; the protein is encoded by the coding sequence ATGGTAGGAATTAAAGACTTGAATAAATTTCTCAATTCGATGCAGCCAGCGCTTGTAGATGAAGCGTTCGTCTTTTGCTCAGTAGCTGGTAGGCTAGAGCAATATCTCTACCTAGAACCAATAGTTACTTTTAAGGAACCAGAGGGTCTAACTTTGGTTTTAACAAAAGATAAAGCTGATGAGGCTAGTTTAAATTACGAAGGTATTTTTCGGCAAATTACTTTAACGGTTCATTCAAGCCTACAAGCTGTAGGTTTGACAGCAGTGTCGACAAGACTTGCTTCAAAAGGCATCAGTGCTAATGTCATTGCTGCTTATTATCATGATCATGTATTTGTATCATTAGAGCAAGCAGAACAAGCTTTAGTGGCTTTAAAAGAGTTGAGTCATGAATAG